In one Fusarium keratoplasticum isolate Fu6.1 chromosome 5, whole genome shotgun sequence genomic region, the following are encoded:
- a CDS encoding Helo-like-N domain-containing protein, with the protein MAEIVGTVSAAVSLTTTTLHAVRILANDLSSIKDAPQTIANAKTELHNVQSVIESLQAALNQSNWQPVLSDITCTGNLEAALKACSDVCGRFHQELKKLLRHSNEGDLSRRDRFNVGFFAKNKVVAFISELNVCKSTISLALSGANLMVSMEQLKQLQVLSSQSSTEIQSSNGETTDQDLAADIQRGAQLAKGYQDLLAFLQTKVNENRRRIELGSVEMLNSARVMAGVNNTDGTEGDINVKVGNVKADGGKALLGYTSKVDIDAFFR; encoded by the exons ATGGCCGAAATAGTAGGCACAGTATCAGCCGCCGTAAGCctcacaacaacaacccTCCACGCAGTTCGCATCCTCGCCAACGACCTGAGCAGCATAAAGGACGCCCCGCAGaccatcgccaacgccaagacGGAGCTTCACAACGTCCAGTCAGTCATCGAGAGCCTGCAAGCCGCCCTCAACCAGAGCAACTGGCAGCCCGTGCTCTCTGACATTACCTGTACTGGTAACCTAGAGGCAGCCCTGAAAGCTTGCAGCGACGTGTGTGGTCGCTTTCAccaagagctcaagaagctgttgagaCACTCTAATGAGGGCGATTTGTCTCGTAGGGACAGGTTCAATGTCGGCTTCTTTGCCAAGAACAAAGTTGTGGCTTTTATTAGTGAGCTCAACGTGTGCAAGTCAACCATCAGCCTAGCCCTCAGTGGTGCAAACCT CATGGTCTCCATGGAGCAGCTCAAACAGCTTCAAGTGCTTTCAAGCCAAAGCTCCACCGAGATCCAGTCGAGCAACGGGGAGACAACAGACCAAGACCTGGCAGCTGACATCCAGAGAGGCGCTCAATTAGCAAAGGGATATCAAGATCTCTTAGCCTTCCTCCAAACCAAGGTCAACGAGAATCGGAGGCGAATAGAACTAGGAAGCGTGGAAATGCTCAACTCTGCCAGAGTCATGGCCGGAGTCAACAACACAGACGGCACAGAAGGCGACATAAACGTCAAGGTCGGCAACGTCAAGGCAGACGGCGGCAAGGCTCTCCTTGGCTACACTAGCAAAGTGGACATCGACGCCTTTTTCAGATAG
- a CDS encoding DUF1741 domain-containing protein, with protein MEASPLTRQPPPEVFTPKIIQLYDSLFKDDFDEEKTEGFWAEFFLLRPDRAALRRLLNELSPSDVLQFEVRTRELFARAIASVKGGNSFAQLHALDTLSVFLSCLLSKRYPHPSSDIMVLLAGLDHIDNVFTDFVGALENITRNGKDLETRYKAIEVLLAVTAGAYQTTLLTYLIQRDLFPSVMKFIQDSESSNQVLEPFILLGLLANYNKFEFQNPYQLRLNDFVNESAIQKIVTCIGQSCQTVRSRYIKIQDDLPEGWTFSATLNMLGLGAIAPGPKPVRKPVYDVETAKALFTKLPEEEAAILLATYDFTHANKLFCFNLVTMGAEKGAEQPIASYLSLTSYLLQHAYLSPRATYYAHLNLMVFRLLIEDPVICKRMCSEDSKVPVRLCRQRQPYLPLVKGERVLAISLLDTMLDGINHNLRRRLDVSLYSLCFGIMLRVISYLSRTRTRLEYHWPEFFRSLLSIVRFLATYTADLKDLPHIDTLLDHVVNLIALSLSAGEAFLPTPAAYDDLFYKVVESGEVLTKFKENYRLGNRNTNSIDTLINVSAHYNQLLSEGGAARRKPSGLTTQEVTEVIRQGYETLSIQAKEGLDSWERYREADERTLLKKVARAAVGDVRVMVER; from the exons ATGGAAGCGTCACCTCTCACCCGCCAGCCTCCGCCGGAGGTCTTTACTCCAAAGATCATTCAGCTGTACGATTCTCTGTTCAAG GatgactttgacgaggaaaAGACTGAGGGCTTCTGGGCCGAGTTCTTTCTACTGCGACCCGATCGAGCGGCCCTGCGACGCCTCCTGAACGAGCTGAGCCCGAGCGATGTGCTGCAGTTCGAGGTCCGAACGAGGGAGCTCTTTGCGAGAGCTATAGCTTCAGTCAAGGGCGGGAACAGCTTTGCGCAACTACATGCGCTAGAT ACCCTCAGCGTCTTCCTGTCATGCCTCCTATCTAAGCGGTACCCGCACCCTAGCTCCGATATCATGGTTctcctcgccggcctcgacCACATCGACAACGTCTTTACCGACTTTGTCGGAGCGCTAGAAAACATAACCAGGAACGGGAAAGACT TGGAAACACGATACAAGGCGATCGAGGTGTTGCTTGCGGTCACGGCGGGAGCGTATCAGACAACTCTGTTGACCTACCTCATCCAGAGAGATCTATTTCCCTCAGTTATGAAG TTTATCCAAGACTCCGAATCATCCAACCAAGTCCTCGAACCGTTTATCCTACTCGGCCTACTAGCCAACTACAACAAATTCGAGTTCCAAAATCCCTACCAGCTACGGCTAAACGACTTTGTCAACGAGTCGGCCATTCAGAAGATTGTCACCTGCATAGGGCAGTCGTGCCAGACGGTGCGGTCTCGATacatcaagatccaggaTGACCTGCCTGAAGGCTGGACCTTTAGTGCGACTCTCAACATGCTTGGACTCGGTGCGATTGCTCCTGGGCCTAAGCCGGTGAGGAAGCCTGTTTATGATGTAGAGACTGCGAAGGCCCTATTCACGAAGCT accagaggaagaggctgccaTTCTTCTGGCAACATATGACTTCACTCACGCAAACAAGCTGTTTTGCTTTAATCTAGTGACGATGGGGGCAGAAAAGGGTGCTGAACAGCCCATTGCCAGCTATCTTTCTCTCACATCTTATCTCCTCCAGCACGCCTATCTGTCACCTCGTGCTACTTACTACGCCCACCTCAATCTCATggtcttccgcctccttaTCGAGGATCCCGTCATCTGCAAGCGAATGTGCAGTGAAGACTCGAAAGTACCAGTACGCCTGTGCCGACAACGGCAGCCCTATCTCCCCCTAGTCAAGGGTGAGAGAGTCCTGGCCATCTCCCTGCTCGACACCATGCTCGACGGCATTAACCATAATCTCCGTCGGCGTCTGGATGTCAGCCTCTACTCCCTCTGCTTCGGCATCATGCTCCGCGTCATCTCGTACCTCTCTCGCACGCGCACGCGTCTTGAATACCACTGGCCCGAGTTCTTCCGCTCTCTGCTTTCCATCGTTCGCTTCTTGGCTACTTACACGGCCGACCTGAAGGATCTACCGCACATCGATaccctccttgaccatgttgTTAATCTCATCGCGCTGTCTCTGTCTGCTGGTGAAGCCTTCCTCCCGACGCCAGCGGCATACGACGATCTTTTCTACAAGGTGGTAGAGTCAGGCGAAGTATTGACAAAGTTCAAGGAGAACTACAGACTGGGGAACCGCAACACCAACTCAATCGACACGCTCATCAATGTCAGCGCTCACTACAATCAGCTGCTGTCTGAGGGCGGTGCAGCGCGGCGTAAGCCTAGCGGGTTGACGACACAGGAGGTGACGGAGGTGATCCGACAGGGGTACGAGACGCTGAGCATCCAGGCCAAGGAAGGACTGGACTCGTGGGAACGGTACCGAGAGGCAGATGAGAGGACGTTGCTCAAGAAGGTGGCGAGGGCGGCGGTTGGGGACGTGAGGGTCATGGTTGAGCGGTAG